In a genomic window of Streptomyces sp. SJL17-4:
- the nirB gene encoding nitrite reductase large subunit NirB codes for MAAQRTQTLVLIGHGMVGHRLLEALAERGALADPAVRGAPGWQVTVLAEEDVPAYDRVHLSSVFTGTDPNQLGLSTPEFLAGHGIDLRLGDPAEHIDPAARTVTTTSGAVVPYDVLVLATGSYPFVPPIPGADAPGCFTYRTLYDVDALAQYAEQARTGVVIGGGLLGLEAAGALRTLGLATHVVEFAPRLMPLQVDDGGAAALRATIESMGVAVHTGVGAVEVETDADGKACLLKLSNGERLPADVVVFSAGVRPRDRLAREAGLAVGDRGGVAVDERCRTTDPSVYAIGECAQTSDGRVYGLVAPGYQMAEAVADQLAGSGATVFTGADTSTELKLLGADVASFGDPFADERDGRDGRDGPDGGPRATEIVFSDGREGVYKKLLLGPEGQLLGGILVGDTEAYGSLKPHAGRRLPAPPEAFLLPASAAALPGADALPDDAVVCSCHNVTKGAVAGAIAEHGLTDIGGIKRCTKAGTGCGGCVNTLQAVLDASGVEKARGLCEHFPDLSRPEIYELIRTEHIRSYTELMERYGSDGGGTRAGAGAGAREGAGAGAGSGCTVCKPVVANVLGTLAPELGLRHVLDGEQAALQDSSDLFLANLQKDGTYSVVPRVPGGEITAEQLIAIGEVARDHGLYSKITGGQRIDLFGARKEELPAIWRKLIAAGLESGQAYGKSLRTVKSCVGSRFCRFGQGDSVRLAIDLELRYRGLRAPHKIKGGVSGCLRECAEARGKDIGVIATAGGWNLYVCGNGGTDPRHAELLASDVSAAELFALIDRFLMYYVWTGERLERTSAWLERLDGGLDHLREVLIEDALGLCAELEAQMDRHVAAYRDEWQAVLDDPAALARFEPHVAAVEFLEPGRGRAAVLADGTEAALFRDGDGEVYAVGNRDPFSGAAVIANGIMGSRDGVPVVASPMHKQEFDLRTGACLDDPEVTLPVLPVPTARP; via the coding sequence ATGGCCGCCCAGCGGACACAGACCCTCGTGCTCATCGGCCACGGCATGGTCGGCCACCGGCTCCTGGAGGCGCTGGCCGAGCGCGGCGCGCTCGCCGACCCGGCCGTGCGCGGTGCTCCCGGCTGGCAGGTCACGGTGCTCGCCGAGGAGGACGTGCCCGCCTACGACCGGGTGCACCTGTCCTCCGTCTTCACCGGCACCGACCCCAACCAACTCGGTCTCTCCACCCCCGAGTTCCTGGCCGGTCACGGCATCGACCTGCGGCTCGGCGACCCGGCCGAGCACATCGACCCGGCCGCCCGCACGGTCACCACCACCTCCGGCGCGGTCGTCCCGTACGACGTCCTGGTCCTGGCGACCGGCTCGTACCCCTTCGTGCCGCCGATCCCCGGCGCCGACGCGCCCGGCTGCTTCACGTACCGCACGCTGTACGACGTCGACGCCCTCGCCCAGTACGCCGAGCAGGCCCGGACCGGTGTCGTCATCGGCGGCGGCCTCCTCGGCCTGGAGGCCGCCGGGGCGCTCCGTACCCTCGGACTCGCCACGCACGTCGTCGAGTTCGCGCCCCGGCTCATGCCGCTCCAGGTCGACGACGGCGGCGCGGCGGCCCTGCGCGCGACGATCGAGTCGATGGGCGTGGCCGTGCACACCGGCGTCGGCGCCGTCGAGGTCGAGACGGACGCCGACGGGAAGGCCTGCCTGCTGAAGCTGTCGAACGGCGAGCGGCTCCCCGCCGACGTCGTCGTCTTCTCCGCCGGGGTGCGGCCGCGCGACCGGCTCGCCCGCGAGGCGGGGCTCGCGGTCGGGGACCGCGGGGGAGTGGCGGTGGACGAGCGCTGCCGGACGACCGACCCGTCCGTGTACGCGATCGGCGAGTGCGCGCAGACCTCCGACGGGCGGGTGTACGGCCTGGTCGCGCCCGGCTACCAGATGGCGGAGGCGGTCGCCGACCAGCTCGCGGGCTCCGGTGCGACGGTCTTCACGGGCGCCGACACCTCCACCGAACTGAAGCTGCTCGGCGCGGACGTGGCCTCCTTCGGCGATCCGTTCGCGGACGAGAGGGACGGGAGGGACGGGAGAGACGGGCCGGACGGCGGGCCGCGGGCCACCGAGATCGTGTTCTCGGACGGGCGCGAGGGCGTCTACAAGAAGCTGCTGCTCGGTCCCGAGGGGCAGCTCCTCGGCGGCATCCTGGTCGGCGACACCGAGGCGTACGGCTCCCTCAAGCCGCACGCGGGCCGCCGACTGCCCGCCCCGCCCGAGGCGTTCCTCCTCCCGGCCTCCGCCGCCGCTCTGCCCGGCGCGGACGCGCTCCCCGACGACGCCGTGGTCTGCTCCTGCCACAACGTGACCAAGGGCGCGGTGGCCGGCGCGATCGCCGAGCACGGCCTGACCGACATCGGCGGAATCAAGCGCTGCACCAAGGCAGGCACGGGCTGCGGCGGCTGTGTGAACACCCTCCAGGCCGTCCTCGACGCGTCGGGCGTGGAGAAGGCACGCGGACTGTGCGAGCACTTCCCGGACCTCTCCCGCCCCGAGATCTACGAACTGATCCGCACCGAGCACATCCGCTCGTACACCGAGCTGATGGAGCGGTACGGCTCCGACGGCGGGGGTACGCGTGCGGGCGCGGGCGCGGGTGCACGCGAGGGCGCGGGGGCAGGCGCGGGCAGCGGCTGCACCGTCTGCAAGCCCGTCGTCGCCAACGTCCTCGGCACCCTCGCCCCCGAGCTCGGTCTGCGGCACGTCCTCGACGGCGAACAGGCCGCGCTCCAGGACTCCAGCGACCTCTTCCTCGCCAACCTCCAGAAGGACGGCACCTATTCGGTCGTGCCGCGCGTCCCGGGCGGCGAGATCACCGCCGAGCAGCTCATCGCCATCGGCGAGGTGGCCCGCGACCACGGCCTCTACAGCAAGATCACCGGCGGCCAGCGGATCGACCTCTTCGGCGCCAGGAAGGAGGAACTCCCCGCCATCTGGCGCAAGCTGATCGCGGCGGGCCTCGAATCGGGGCAGGCGTACGGAAAGTCCCTGCGCACGGTCAAGTCCTGTGTCGGGTCCCGGTTCTGCCGCTTCGGGCAGGGCGACTCGGTGCGGCTCGCGATCGACCTGGAGCTCCGCTACCGGGGCCTGCGCGCCCCGCACAAGATCAAGGGCGGGGTCTCGGGCTGTCTGCGCGAGTGCGCGGAGGCCCGGGGCAAGGACATCGGCGTCATCGCCACCGCCGGCGGCTGGAACCTGTACGTCTGCGGCAACGGCGGCACCGACCCCCGGCATGCCGAGCTGCTCGCCTCCGACGTGTCGGCCGCCGAACTGTTCGCGCTGATCGACCGGTTCCTCATGTACTACGTATGGACCGGGGAGCGCCTCGAACGCACCTCGGCGTGGCTGGAACGCCTCGACGGCGGCCTCGACCACCTCAGGGAGGTCCTGATCGAGGACGCGCTGGGGCTGTGCGCGGAGCTGGAAGCGCAGATGGACCGGCATGTGGCCGCGTACCGCGACGAGTGGCAGGCCGTCCTCGACGACCCGGCGGCCCTGGCCCGCTTCGAGCCGCACGTGGCCGCGGTGGAGTTCCTGGAGCCGGGCCGGGGCCGTGCCGCGGTCCTCGCGGACGGCACCGAGGCGGCACTGTTCCGGGACGGGGACGGCGAGGTGTACGCGGTGGGCAACCGGGACCCGTTCTCGGGCGCCGCCGTGATCGCGAACGGGATCATGGGCAGCCGGGACGGCGTTCCGGTGGTGGCATCCCCCATGCACAAGCAGGAGTTCGACCTGCGGACCGGCGCCTGCCTCGACGACCCGGAGGTGACCCTCCCGGTCCTCCCGGTGCCTACGGCCCGCCCCTGA
- a CDS encoding MFS transporter, translated as MSSVVQDSRRTGGPSASYDTEQYRPGKPITDWEPENELFWKSIGRKVATRNLWIAVPALLVAFVVWQVWSVTATNLKDVGFGFSTSQLFWLTAIPGLTGGTARIFYTFLGPMVGQRRFTALSTVVLIVPLIWLGIAIQDPTTPYAVMVAIAALCGIGGANFASSLANIGFFFPKAKKGSATGINGGLGNLGVSVVQLLTPIVITWSTIAIGSAQHEADGTPVYLQNAAFLWVPVLLVLAAVAWFGQNDLKVASTPFNQQKIIFRRKHNWLMTWLYVGTFGSFIGFAAALPMLIKTTFPDYSIATYAWMGPAVGALARWGGGWIADKWGGARVTILSFVGMAVAIIGVINFLPSGGDGGSFHGFFFCFLAAFFFSGIGNGSTFRQIPVIFRGTHLKGLTEGTPEYAEALKQAEMESGAVTGFTSAIAAFGFFFIPALFGSVAVTSAMWGFVAFYVSCMVVTWWFYARRSAEAPS; from the coding sequence ATGAGTTCCGTAGTCCAGGACAGCAGAAGGACGGGCGGGCCCTCCGCCTCGTACGACACGGAGCAGTACCGCCCCGGCAAGCCGATCACCGACTGGGAGCCAGAGAACGAGCTCTTCTGGAAGTCGATCGGCAGGAAGGTCGCCACCCGCAACCTGTGGATCGCCGTCCCGGCGCTTCTCGTGGCGTTCGTCGTCTGGCAGGTCTGGTCGGTCACCGCGACCAACCTCAAGGACGTCGGCTTCGGCTTCTCGACCTCCCAGCTGTTCTGGCTGACGGCCATCCCCGGTCTGACCGGCGGCACCGCCCGGATCTTCTACACCTTCCTCGGCCCGATGGTCGGCCAGCGCCGTTTCACCGCGCTGTCGACGGTCGTGCTGATCGTGCCGCTGATCTGGCTCGGCATCGCCATCCAGGACCCGACGACCCCGTACGCCGTGATGGTCGCCATCGCCGCCCTCTGCGGCATCGGCGGCGCGAACTTCGCCTCCTCCCTCGCCAACATCGGCTTCTTCTTCCCCAAGGCGAAGAAGGGCAGCGCGACCGGCATCAACGGCGGTCTCGGCAACCTCGGTGTCTCCGTCGTGCAGCTGCTGACCCCGATCGTCATCACCTGGTCGACCATCGCCATCGGCTCGGCGCAGCACGAGGCCGACGGCACCCCGGTGTACCTGCAGAACGCCGCGTTCCTCTGGGTCCCGGTGCTGCTGGTCCTGGCGGCCGTCGCCTGGTTCGGGCAGAACGACCTGAAGGTCGCCTCGACCCCGTTCAATCAGCAGAAGATCATCTTCAGGCGCAAGCACAACTGGCTGATGACCTGGCTGTACGTGGGCACCTTCGGCTCCTTCATCGGCTTCGCCGCCGCCCTGCCGATGCTGATCAAGACCACGTTCCCGGACTACTCGATCGCCACCTACGCCTGGATGGGCCCCGCCGTGGGCGCGCTCGCCCGCTGGGGCGGCGGCTGGATCGCCGACAAGTGGGGCGGCGCCCGGGTCACCATCCTGTCCTTCGTGGGCATGGCCGTCGCGATCATCGGCGTGATCAACTTCCTGCCCTCGGGCGGTGACGGCGGCTCGTTCCACGGCTTCTTCTTCTGCTTCCTCGCCGCGTTCTTCTTCTCCGGAATCGGCAACGGCTCCACCTTCCGCCAGATCCCGGTCATCTTCCGCGGCACCCACCTCAAGGGGCTCACGGAAGGCACCCCGGAATACGCCGAGGCGCTGAAGCAGGCGGAAATGGAGTCCGGCGCGGTCACCGGATTCACCTCGGCCATCGCGGCCTTCGGCTTCTTCTTCATCCCGGCCCTGTTCGGCTCGGTGGCCGTGACCAGCGCGATGTGGGGATTCGTCGCCTTCTACGTCAGCTGCATGGTCGTGACCTGGTGGTTCTACGCCCGCAGGAGCGCCGAGGCCCCCAGCTGA